One window from the genome of Micromonospora aurantiaca ATCC 27029 encodes:
- a CDS encoding chorismate mutase: MMTDVVESSGSLARHDRPAGGDPTGAAAARTGTDDAAAAERIGEIRRRIDEIDRTLIALWQERAALSQEVGATRMASGGTRLVLSREREILERFRSELGADGTQLALLLLRAGRGPL, encoded by the coding sequence ATGATGACTGACGTGGTGGAGTCCAGCGGCAGCCTGGCGCGGCACGACCGGCCGGCCGGCGGCGACCCGACCGGCGCCGCGGCGGCCCGGACCGGCACCGACGACGCGGCGGCGGCGGAACGGATCGGTGAGATCCGGCGGCGGATCGACGAGATCGACCGCACCCTCATCGCGCTCTGGCAGGAGCGGGCAGCGCTCTCCCAGGAGGTCGGCGCGACCCGGATGGCGTCCGGCGGCACCCGGCTGGTGCTCTCCCGCGAGCGGGAGATCCTGGAGCGGTTCCGGTCCGAACTCGGCGCCGACGGCACCCAGCTTGCGCTCCTGCTGCTGCGCGCCGGCCGCGGCCCGCTGTGA